One Paraburkholderia phytofirmans OLGA172 genomic window carries:
- a CDS encoding 3-hydroxyacyl-CoA dehydrogenase produces MEIRDNVFLITGGASGLGAATARLLVENGGKVVLADLNQDAGEALAKELGGVFVKCDVSREDDATQAVEAATKLGTLRGLVNCAGVAPAIKTVGKDGPHPLESFARTISINLIGTFNMIRLAAATMSKNEPNTNGERGVIINTASVAAYDGQIGQAAYAASKSGVVGMTLPIARDLSRNAIRVMTIAPGIFETPMLLGMPQEVQDALGAMVPFPPRLGKPAEYAMLAKQIFDNPMLNGEVIRLDGAIRMQPK; encoded by the coding sequence ATGGAGATTCGTGACAACGTATTCCTGATCACCGGCGGTGCATCGGGCCTCGGCGCGGCGACAGCGCGCCTTCTCGTCGAGAATGGCGGCAAGGTGGTGCTCGCCGATCTGAATCAGGATGCCGGTGAGGCGCTCGCGAAGGAACTGGGCGGCGTGTTCGTCAAATGCGACGTGAGCCGCGAAGACGACGCCACCCAAGCCGTTGAAGCCGCCACGAAGCTCGGCACGCTGCGCGGCCTCGTCAATTGCGCGGGCGTTGCGCCCGCCATCAAGACGGTCGGCAAAGACGGTCCGCATCCGCTCGAGTCGTTTGCCCGCACCATCTCCATCAATCTCATCGGCACCTTCAACATGATCCGGCTCGCCGCCGCAACCATGTCGAAGAACGAACCGAATACGAATGGCGAGCGTGGCGTGATTATCAATACGGCGTCGGTGGCAGCATATGACGGCCAGATCGGCCAGGCCGCTTATGCGGCATCCAAGAGCGGTGTGGTCGGCATGACGCTGCCGATCGCGCGCGACCTGTCGCGCAACGCGATCCGCGTAATGACGATCGCACCGGGCATCTTCGAAACGCCGATGCTGCTCGGCATGCCGCAGGAAGTGCAGGACGCGCTCGGCGCGATGGTGCCGTTCCCCCCGCGCCTCGGCAAACCGGCAGAGTACGCGATGCTGGCCAAGCAGATCTTCGACAATCCGATGCTCAACGGCGAAGTGATTCGTCTGGACGGCGCGATCCGGATGCAGCCGAAGTAA
- a CDS encoding formylglycine-generating enzyme family protein — protein sequence MQAACAGVWFVKDRIKEKLAFPELCSLMVSMPRLWRILLPVAFCLVSVTSEGKEAINALRHFKGCDVCSEMVVIPAGEYMMGAREEDLEGEKNYASMYRDETSRHPVSVKSFGFAKFDVTRKQFSIFSNETAFDGRGCTTYNGRWWVFDSHADWKNPGFSQSDDDPVVCVSWADAQKFIVWLNSKTPDGKAGKHRLPTEAKWEYAARAGTVARTYWGDKRSEQCAYENTRDVSARDLDPTAPYVDCKDGYIETSPVGSFRPNPWGLYDMLGNAYQWVFDCSQFTYSTDPEDFHFPDCSMKTARGGSWATIPIGVRAANRIAYKTEARRSTIGFRLAVDLSR from the coding sequence ATGCAAGCGGCGTGCGCAGGTGTTTGGTTTGTAAAAGACAGAATCAAAGAGAAGCTGGCATTTCCTGAACTTTGCAGCCTGATGGTATCGATGCCGCGTTTGTGGAGAATTTTATTGCCGGTGGCATTCTGTCTGGTTTCTGTGACATCTGAGGGGAAAGAAGCCATTAATGCGTTAAGGCATTTTAAGGGCTGTGACGTCTGCTCGGAGATGGTTGTTATCCCGGCTGGCGAATACATGATGGGCGCCAGGGAGGAGGACTTAGAGGGTGAAAAGAATTATGCATCGATGTACAGGGACGAAACGTCGCGTCATCCGGTGTCCGTTAAATCATTTGGCTTCGCGAAGTTCGATGTGACGAGGAAGCAATTTTCGATATTCTCAAACGAAACCGCATTTGATGGCAGGGGCTGCACAACTTATAACGGAAGATGGTGGGTGTTCGACTCCCACGCGGACTGGAAGAATCCTGGGTTCAGCCAGAGCGATGATGATCCGGTTGTCTGTGTTTCCTGGGCGGATGCTCAGAAATTTATCGTATGGTTGAATTCTAAAACACCCGATGGCAAGGCCGGAAAACATCGGTTGCCGACCGAGGCCAAGTGGGAATATGCCGCGCGCGCCGGCACGGTCGCCCGTACTTATTGGGGTGATAAGCGTTCAGAACAATGCGCGTATGAGAATACACGAGACGTGTCCGCACGAGATCTGGACCCCACTGCGCCATACGTAGATTGCAAGGACGGATACATAGAAACATCGCCGGTTGGATCATTCCGGCCGAACCCATGGGGCCTGTACGACATGCTTGGTAACGCCTATCAGTGGGTTTTCGATTGTTCGCAATTTACCTATTCAACTGATCCAGAAGATTTCCATTTTCCGGATTGTTCAATGAAGACAGCGCGGGGAGGCAGTTGGGCGACGATTCCCATCGGCGTTCGCGCGGCGAACCGAATTGCGTATAAGACAGAGGCGCGTCGGAGCACTATTGGATTTCGACTTGCTGTTGATCTATCAAGGTAG
- the murJ gene encoding murein biosynthesis integral membrane protein MurJ produces MNLFRALLTVSGFTLLSRVTGLARETLIARAFGASQYTDAFYVAFRIPNLLRRISAEGAFSQAFVPILAEFKNQQGHDATKALVDATSTVLAWALAILSLIGVVGASGVVFIVASGLAHEGQAYALAVTMTRIMFPYIIFISLTSLASGVLNTYKNFSLPAFAPVLLNVAFIVAAVFVAPRLHTPVYALAWAVIAGGVLQFIVQLPGLKKIDMLPRIGLNPLKALAHRGVKRVLSKMVPAMFAVSVAQISLIINTNIASRIGPGAVSWINYADRLMEFPTALLGVALGTILLPSLSKAHVDADPHEYSSLLDWGLRVTFLLAAPSAVALFFFAQPLTATLFHYGKFDGNSVVMVGRALSAYGIGLIGLILIKILAPGFYAKQDIKTPVKIGVGVLIVTQLSNYLFVPIFAHAGLTLSVGLGACVNALFLFLGLRKRGIYTPSSGWLKFFVQLFGACLVLAGTMHWLAISFDWIGMHNRPVDRIVLLGACLVLFAALYFGMLWLMGFKYAYFKRRVK; encoded by the coding sequence ATGAATCTATTCCGAGCCCTGCTGACGGTCAGCGGCTTCACGCTGCTGTCGCGCGTGACCGGACTGGCCCGCGAAACGCTGATCGCACGCGCGTTCGGCGCCAGTCAATACACTGACGCGTTTTACGTCGCCTTCCGCATTCCGAACCTGCTGCGCCGCATTTCCGCCGAGGGTGCCTTCTCGCAGGCCTTCGTGCCGATCCTCGCCGAGTTCAAGAACCAGCAAGGACACGACGCCACCAAAGCGCTCGTCGACGCCACGTCGACCGTGCTTGCCTGGGCGCTCGCGATTCTCTCGTTGATCGGCGTGGTGGGGGCGTCGGGCGTGGTGTTCATCGTCGCGTCAGGGCTTGCGCATGAAGGCCAGGCGTACGCGCTCGCGGTCACGATGACGCGCATCATGTTCCCGTACATCATTTTCATCTCGCTGACGTCGCTGGCGTCCGGCGTGCTGAATACGTACAAGAACTTTTCGCTGCCTGCCTTCGCCCCGGTCCTGCTGAACGTCGCTTTCATCGTCGCGGCGGTGTTCGTCGCGCCGCGCCTGCACACGCCGGTTTATGCCCTTGCCTGGGCGGTGATCGCTGGCGGCGTGCTGCAATTCATCGTGCAACTGCCCGGTCTGAAGAAGATCGATATGCTGCCGCGCATCGGTCTGAATCCGCTGAAGGCGCTCGCGCACCGCGGCGTCAAGCGGGTGCTGTCGAAGATGGTGCCGGCGATGTTCGCCGTGTCGGTCGCGCAGATCAGCCTGATCATCAACACCAACATCGCGTCGCGCATCGGCCCGGGTGCCGTCTCCTGGATCAACTACGCCGACCGGCTGATGGAGTTTCCGACCGCGCTGCTCGGCGTCGCGCTCGGCACGATCCTGCTGCCGAGCCTCTCGAAGGCGCACGTGGACGCCGATCCGCACGAGTATTCGTCGCTGCTCGACTGGGGGCTGCGCGTCACCTTCCTGCTGGCCGCACCGAGCGCCGTCGCGCTGTTCTTCTTCGCCCAGCCGCTCACCGCGACACTGTTTCACTACGGCAAGTTCGACGGCAACTCGGTGGTGATGGTCGGCCGCGCGCTGTCGGCCTACGGCATCGGCCTGATCGGCCTGATCCTCATCAAGATCCTCGCGCCCGGTTTTTACGCAAAGCAGGACATCAAGACGCCGGTGAAGATCGGCGTTGGCGTGCTGATCGTCACGCAGTTGAGCAACTACCTGTTCGTGCCGATTTTCGCGCATGCGGGTCTCACGCTTAGCGTCGGGCTCGGCGCGTGTGTCAACGCCTTGTTTCTGTTCCTCGGCTTGCGCAAGCGCGGCATCTATACGCCCTCTAGCGGCTGGCTGAAGTTTTTCGTACAGCTGTTCGGCGCCTGCCTGGTGCTGGCCGGCACGATGCATTGGCTCGCGATCAGCTTCGACTGGATCGGCATGCATAATCGGCCGGTCGACCGCATCGTGTTGCTGGGGGCGTGCCTCGTTCTGTTCGCCGCGCTATATTTCGGTATGCTTTGGCTGATGGGCTTCAAGTACGCGTATTTCAAAAGGCGAGTGAAGTGA
- the lpxK gene encoding tetraacyldisaccharide 4'-kinase has product MSELNDRLEARLAREWQQRGPFAWAMTPFACVFGAIAAARRAAFSFGWLKSVRIGVPVVVVGNVTVGGTGKTPTVIALVEALRAAGFKPGVVSRGYGARVKGPTPVLATSVANVGGDEPLLIARRTGAPVWVCPDRVAAAQALCAAHREVDVIVSDDGLQHYRLERDAELVVFDHRLGGNGFLLPAGPLREPLSRRRDATLINDPYARTLPPWPNTFELQLAPADTWHLDNPGLRRPLAQFSGDRVLAAAGIGAPERFFATLRAAGLTPATRALPDHYAFERNPFADVDADAILITEKDAVKLGSWHDARIWVVPVEAALDHRLIALVVEKVRGRSPA; this is encoded by the coding sequence ATGAGCGAACTGAACGACCGTCTCGAAGCACGCCTTGCACGCGAGTGGCAACAGCGTGGCCCGTTTGCGTGGGCGATGACGCCCTTCGCGTGTGTGTTCGGCGCGATTGCCGCCGCGCGCCGCGCCGCTTTCTCGTTCGGCTGGCTGAAATCCGTGCGCATCGGCGTGCCAGTGGTGGTGGTCGGCAACGTGACCGTCGGCGGCACCGGCAAGACGCCGACCGTCATCGCGCTGGTCGAAGCATTGCGCGCCGCCGGCTTTAAGCCCGGCGTGGTGTCGCGTGGCTATGGCGCGCGCGTCAAGGGACCGACGCCGGTCCTCGCAACGTCGGTGGCGAACGTCGGCGGCGACGAACCGCTGCTGATCGCGCGCCGCACCGGCGCACCCGTGTGGGTCTGCCCGGATCGCGTCGCGGCCGCGCAGGCGCTGTGCGCCGCACATCGCGAAGTCGACGTGATCGTTAGCGACGACGGCTTGCAGCACTACCGCCTCGAGCGCGACGCCGAACTGGTGGTCTTCGATCATCGGCTCGGCGGCAACGGTTTTCTGCTGCCGGCCGGTCCGCTGCGCGAGCCGCTATCGCGCCGCCGCGATGCGACGCTGATCAACGATCCTTACGCCCGCACGCTCCCCCCCTGGCCGAACACGTTCGAGCTGCAACTCGCGCCCGCCGACACCTGGCATCTTGACAACCCCGGTCTGCGCCGCCCGCTCGCGCAATTCAGCGGCGATCGCGTGCTGGCCGCGGCCGGCATCGGCGCGCCGGAGCGTTTTTTCGCGACACTGCGCGCGGCCGGCCTCACGCCCGCCACCCGTGCGTTGCCGGATCACTACGCGTTCGAGCGCAATCCTTTTGCGGACGTCGACGCGGACGCCATCCTGATAACCGAAAAGGATGCGGTAAAATTAGGGTCCTGGCACGACGCGCGCATCTGGGTTGTCCCTGTCGAAGCCGCGCTCGATCATCGCCTCATTGCATTAGTTGTGGAGAAAGTCCGTGGACGCTCGCCTGCTTGA
- a CDS encoding Trm112 family protein, with product MDARLLEILVCPICKGPLSYDRSAQELICHADKLAYPIRDGIPVMLVDEARQTVEGTPVDLNPGSVA from the coding sequence GTGGACGCTCGCCTGCTTGAAATTCTCGTCTGCCCGATCTGCAAGGGCCCGCTCAGCTACGACCGTTCCGCGCAGGAGTTGATCTGCCATGCGGACAAGCTTGCCTATCCGATCCGCGACGGCATTCCCGTGATGCTGGTCGACGAAGCGCGGCAGACCGTGGAAGGCACGCCGGTCGATCTGAATCCGGGCTCTGTCGCCTGA
- the xseA gene encoding exodeoxyribonuclease VII large subunit, translating into MNPESPFSSSATPGGEVVVPVSALNRAIGTMLERSFPLVWVAGEVSNFTRAASGHWYFSIKDAQAQMRCVMFRGRAQYAEFTPREGDRIEVRALVTMYEPRGELQLNVEAVRRTGQGRLYEAFLKLKAQLEAEGLFAAERKRALPAHPRAIGIVTSLHAAALRDVLTTLSRRAPHIPVIIYPAPVQGVGASARVAAMVDAANVRREVDVLIVCRGGGSIEDLWAFNEEVLARAIAESAIPVVSGVGHETDFTIADFAADVRAPTPTGAAELVSPQRVLLLRELDHRHATLARGFGRMMERRAQQLDWLARRLVSPAERLARQRTHLQQLSVRLASAGARPVRDARARFSLLQMRWQRWRPDLAAYEAKLGNLSQRLDAALLRQHERQSTRIDTLAARLEVLSPQRTLERGYAAVLDAQSGRAVRAPSSLKPGRRLTVHLAEGAADIALADVQPRLTDGF; encoded by the coding sequence ATGAATCCCGAAAGCCCTTTTTCTTCGTCGGCTACGCCCGGCGGTGAAGTTGTCGTCCCCGTTTCCGCGCTCAACCGTGCGATTGGCACGATGCTCGAACGCTCATTTCCGCTCGTCTGGGTGGCGGGGGAAGTGTCGAACTTCACGCGTGCCGCGAGCGGCCACTGGTATTTCTCGATCAAGGACGCTCAGGCGCAGATGCGCTGCGTGATGTTCCGCGGTCGCGCGCAATACGCCGAGTTCACGCCGCGCGAAGGCGACCGCATCGAAGTGCGCGCGCTGGTGACGATGTACGAGCCGCGCGGCGAGCTGCAACTGAATGTGGAAGCGGTGCGCCGCACGGGGCAGGGGCGTCTTTACGAAGCTTTTCTCAAGCTGAAGGCCCAACTCGAAGCCGAGGGCCTTTTTGCCGCCGAACGCAAACGTGCTTTGCCGGCCCATCCGCGCGCGATCGGCATTGTGACATCGCTCCACGCCGCTGCATTGCGAGACGTCCTGACCACCTTATCGCGTCGCGCGCCGCATATTCCTGTGATCATCTATCCGGCGCCGGTGCAGGGCGTGGGCGCCAGCGCCAGGGTGGCCGCGATGGTCGACGCGGCCAACGTCCGGCGCGAAGTCGATGTGTTGATCGTGTGCCGCGGCGGTGGCTCGATTGAAGACCTGTGGGCGTTCAACGAAGAAGTGCTTGCGCGCGCGATCGCTGAAAGCGCGATCCCGGTGGTGAGCGGCGTGGGCCACGAAACCGATTTCACGATCGCCGATTTTGCCGCCGACGTGCGCGCACCGACGCCCACTGGCGCCGCCGAACTCGTCAGCCCGCAGCGCGTGCTGTTGCTGCGCGAGCTCGATCATCGCCATGCGACGCTCGCCCGCGGTTTTGGCCGCATGATGGAGCGGCGCGCCCAACAACTCGACTGGCTCGCGCGCCGGCTCGTGTCGCCGGCTGAGCGGCTCGCGCGGCAGCGCACGCATCTGCAGCAATTGAGCGTGCGGCTGGCATCGGCGGGCGCGCGTCCCGTGCGCGACGCCCGAGCGCGGTTTTCTCTGCTGCAGATGCGTTGGCAGCGCTGGCGCCCTGATCTCGCCGCGTATGAGGCGAAGCTCGGCAACCTCTCGCAGCGTCTGGACGCTGCATTGTTGCGCCAGCATGAACGTCAGTCCACGCGTATCGACACGCTAGCCGCGCGGCTCGAAGTACTGAGTCCACAGCGCACGCTGGAACGCGGCTATGCCGCCGTGCTCGATGCACAGAGCGGCCGCGCCGTGCGTGCGCCGTCATCGCTGAAACCAGGGCGGCGCCTTACGGTGCATCTCGCCGAAGGGGCCGCGGACATTGCTCTCGCGGATGTGCAACCGCGCCTGACGGACGGTTTCTGA
- the kdsB gene encoding 3-deoxy-manno-octulosonate cytidylyltransferase, which produces MTNANATTPPFIAVVPARLASTRLPNKPLADIGGKPMVVRVAERARESGAQQVLIASDAQAVLDVAREHGFEAVLTRADHPSGTDRLAEVAAQFGWSDETIVVNVQGDEPLIDPVLVCGVASHLASSHGCAIATAAHPITDPAEIFNPNVVKVVLDARGVALYFSRAPIPWARDAYQPHWPDVASMPAPPALAVVHRHIGLYAYRAQFLRTYPSLAISPIEQVEALEQLRAMWHGERIAVLVTQNAPLPGVDTPADLARVQALFGA; this is translated from the coding sequence ATGACCAACGCTAACGCCACCACTCCTCCGTTCATCGCCGTCGTGCCGGCCCGGCTCGCCTCGACGCGTCTGCCCAACAAGCCGCTCGCCGATATCGGCGGCAAGCCGATGGTGGTGCGGGTCGCCGAACGCGCACGCGAATCGGGCGCGCAGCAGGTGCTGATCGCCTCCGACGCGCAAGCGGTGCTGGACGTAGCCCGCGAGCACGGCTTCGAAGCCGTGCTGACGCGTGCCGATCATCCGTCGGGCACCGACCGTCTCGCGGAAGTGGCGGCGCAGTTCGGCTGGAGCGACGAGACGATCGTGGTGAACGTACAGGGCGACGAGCCGCTGATCGACCCGGTGCTCGTGTGCGGCGTGGCGTCGCACCTGGCTTCGAGCCACGGCTGCGCGATCGCCACCGCCGCGCATCCGATCACCGACCCCGCGGAAATTTTCAATCCGAACGTCGTCAAGGTCGTGCTCGACGCGCGCGGCGTCGCACTGTATTTCTCGCGCGCGCCGATTCCATGGGCACGCGACGCGTATCAGCCGCATTGGCCCGACGTGGCCTCGATGCCCGCGCCGCCGGCCCTCGCGGTCGTCCATCGGCATATCGGCCTGTACGCGTATCGTGCCCAATTCCTGCGCACATATCCGAGCCTCGCGATCTCGCCGATCGAGCAGGTCGAAGCGCTCGAACAATTGCGCGCGATGTGGCACGGCGAGCGAATCGCGGTGCTCGTCACACAGAATGCGCCGCTGCCCGGCGTCGACACGCCCGCCGATCTCGCGCGCGTGCAGGCTTTATTCGGGGCTTGA
- the sodB gene encoding superoxide dismutase [Fe]: MEHTLPPLPFAKNALVPNMSEETLEYHYGKHHQTYVTNLNNLIKGTEFENLSLEEIVKKASGGIFNNAAQVWNHTFFWNSLSPQGGGAPTGALADAINAKWGSFDKFKEEFAKTAVGTFGSGWAWLVKKADGSLDLVSTSNAATPLTTDAKALLTIDVWEHAYYIDYRNARPKFVEAYWNIVNWEFASKNFA, translated from the coding sequence ATGGAACATACGCTCCCGCCGCTGCCGTTTGCAAAAAACGCACTCGTTCCAAACATGTCGGAAGAGACGCTCGAGTATCACTACGGCAAGCACCACCAGACCTATGTGACTAACCTGAACAATCTGATCAAGGGCACGGAGTTCGAGAACCTGTCGCTCGAAGAGATCGTCAAGAAGGCATCGGGCGGTATCTTCAACAATGCTGCTCAAGTGTGGAACCACACGTTCTTCTGGAACAGCCTGTCGCCGCAAGGTGGCGGTGCACCGACCGGCGCACTGGCCGACGCGATCAACGCCAAGTGGGGTTCGTTCGACAAGTTCAAGGAAGAATTCGCCAAGACGGCAGTCGGCACGTTCGGCTCGGGCTGGGCATGGCTGGTGAAGAAGGCCGACGGTTCGCTCGACCTCGTGTCGACGAGCAACGCCGCTACGCCGCTGACCACGGACGCGAAGGCGCTGCTGACGATCGACGTGTGGGAACACGCGTACTACATCGACTATCGCAATGCGCGTCCGAAGTTCGTTGAAGCGTACTGGAACATCGTCAACTGGGAATTCGCGTCGAAGAACTTCGCGTGA
- a CDS encoding formylglycine-generating enzyme family protein translates to MKKYLMFHALCRLRVSMPGLWKIILPVAFCLISVTSEGKEALNALKHFKDCDVCSEMVVIPAGEYMMGARKEDFEGEKNYASMYEDETPQHSVSVKSFGIAKFDVTRKQFSIFAKETEFDGRGCSVYNGEGWWPNSRADWKDPGFSQSDDDPVVCVSWADAQKFIAWLNSKLPAGKARKYRLPTEAEWEYAARAGTVTRSYWDGKRSEQCAYENARDVSARDLDPAAAYVDCEDGYVETSPVGSFRPNPWGLYDMLGNAYQWVSDCFQFTYSNDPEDFHFPDCSKKTARGASWATIPIGVRSSVRHAYKTETRDSAIGFRLAVDLSN, encoded by the coding sequence ATGAAAAAATATTTGATGTTTCATGCGCTTTGCCGCTTGAGAGTGTCGATGCCGGGCTTATGGAAAATTATTTTGCCAGTGGCATTCTGCCTGATTTCCGTGACATCTGAGGGGAAAGAAGCCCTTAATGCGTTGAAGCATTTTAAGGACTGTGACGTCTGCTCTGAGATGGTTGTTATTCCGGCTGGTGAATACATGATGGGCGCGAGGAAGGAAGACTTCGAGGGTGAAAAGAATTATGCATCGATGTACGAGGACGAAACTCCGCAGCATTCCGTGTCTGTCAAGTCATTTGGTATTGCTAAATTCGACGTGACGAGGAAACAGTTTTCGATTTTCGCAAAAGAGACCGAATTTGATGGTAGGGGATGTTCTGTTTACAACGGCGAGGGATGGTGGCCTAACTCCCGTGCGGACTGGAAAGATCCGGGGTTCAGCCAGAGTGATGATGATCCGGTTGTCTGTGTTTCATGGGCGGACGCGCAGAAGTTTATCGCGTGGCTGAATTCAAAATTGCCCGCTGGCAAGGCTAGAAAATACCGGCTGCCGACCGAGGCCGAGTGGGAGTATGCGGCGCGTGCCGGTACGGTTACCCGTTCATATTGGGATGGTAAGCGTTCTGAGCAATGCGCATATGAAAATGCAAGAGATGTGTCCGCGCGAGATCTAGACCCAGCGGCCGCCTACGTAGATTGCGAAGACGGATACGTCGAAACTTCGCCGGTCGGATCGTTCAGGCCAAACCCATGGGGTTTGTACGACATGCTCGGCAACGCGTATCAGTGGGTTTCCGATTGTTTCCAATTTACCTACTCAAATGATCCAGAGGATTTTCATTTTCCGGATTGTTCAAAGAAGACAGCGCGAGGGGCCAGTTGGGCAACGATTCCGATTGGCGTTCGCTCATCCGTTCGACACGCATATAAGACCGAAACGCGTGATAGTGCTATCGGATTTCGACTTGCTGTTGATCTATCAAATTAA
- the rpsT gene encoding 30S ribosomal protein S20 has product MANSAQARKRARQAAKANSHNSALRSKFRTAIKAVRKAIEAGDKAKAAEIFQASSKTIDIIADKKIVHKNKAARNKSRLAAALKGLQAPAAQ; this is encoded by the coding sequence ATGGCTAACTCCGCACAAGCACGCAAGCGCGCCCGCCAGGCCGCCAAGGCAAACTCGCACAACTCGGCACTGCGCTCGAAGTTCCGCACGGCTATCAAGGCTGTCCGCAAGGCTATCGAAGCCGGCGACAAGGCTAAGGCCGCCGAGATCTTCCAGGCATCGTCGAAGACCATCGACATCATCGCCGACAAGAAAATCGTTCACAAGAACAAGGCAGCTCGTAACAAGAGCCGCCTGGCTGCAGCCCTCAAGGGTCTGCAAGCACCCGCAGCGCAGTAA
- the adk gene encoding adenylate kinase, with translation MRLILLGAPGAGKGTQANFIKEKFGIPQISTGDMLRAAVKAGTPLGLEAKRFMDAGELVTDELIINLVRERLQQPDCANGYLFDGFPRTIPQAEAMKQAGVAIDYVLEIDVPFDEIIVRMSGRRSHAASGRTYHVKFNPPKVEGVDDVTGEPLIQRDDDKEETVKKRLDVYVAQTKPLIEYYNNWAQNGTPSSPLKAPEYRRISGLGTVDEIRNRAFDALK, from the coding sequence ATGCGTTTGATCCTTTTGGGTGCGCCGGGCGCGGGTAAGGGCACTCAGGCAAACTTCATCAAGGAAAAGTTCGGCATTCCGCAAATTTCCACGGGTGACATGCTGCGTGCGGCCGTTAAGGCAGGCACGCCGCTCGGCCTTGAAGCCAAGCGCTTCATGGATGCCGGTGAACTGGTCACGGACGAGTTGATCATCAACCTGGTGAGGGAACGCCTGCAGCAGCCGGATTGCGCGAACGGTTATCTGTTCGACGGTTTTCCGCGCACCATTCCGCAAGCCGAAGCCATGAAACAGGCGGGCGTCGCGATCGATTACGTGCTGGAAATCGACGTGCCGTTCGACGAGATCATCGTGCGTATGAGCGGCCGCCGCTCGCACGCGGCGTCGGGCCGTACGTACCACGTCAAGTTCAACCCGCCGAAGGTTGAAGGTGTGGATGACGTGACGGGCGAACCGCTGATCCAGCGCGACGACGACAAGGAAGAAACGGTCAAGAAGCGCCTCGACGTGTACGTTGCGCAAACCAAGCCGCTGATTGAGTATTACAACAACTGGGCGCAAAACGGCACCCCGTCGAGTCCGCTGAAGGCGCCGGAATATCGCCGCATCTCGGGCCTCGGTACAGTCGACGAAATTCGCAACCGCGCGTTCGATGCGTTGAAGTAA
- a CDS encoding SirB1 family protein: MTRVLDYFSTLVAEDDSLPLTEAALSLAQDAYPDLDMQGTLAEIDELVVRLQRRMPDAADIRQKVGILNRFFFRELGFASNLNDYYDPDNSHLNAVLKRRRGIPISLAVLYLEMAEQIGIPARGVSFPGHFLLRVTTPDGDVMLDPTSGHSLSESQMVDMLEPYVASAGESVSRALRMLLQPATRREIIARMLRNLKSTYLQTERWQRLLAVQQRLVILLPESIEEVRDRGFAYARLDYLRPALEDLERYLGDRPDAEDATMVESQLHELRQRTQYDDRG; the protein is encoded by the coding sequence ATGACGCGGGTTCTCGATTATTTCAGCACGCTGGTTGCCGAGGACGACAGCTTGCCGCTGACCGAGGCGGCGCTCTCGCTCGCGCAGGACGCTTATCCCGATCTCGATATGCAAGGCACGTTAGCCGAGATCGACGAGCTGGTCGTGCGCTTGCAGCGCCGCATGCCGGACGCCGCCGACATCAGGCAGAAGGTCGGCATTCTGAACCGTTTCTTCTTCCGTGAGCTGGGTTTCGCCAGCAACCTCAACGATTATTACGACCCCGACAACAGCCATCTGAATGCGGTGCTCAAGCGGCGCCGCGGCATTCCGATTTCGCTGGCGGTGCTGTATCTGGAGATGGCCGAGCAGATCGGTATCCCGGCGCGCGGCGTGTCGTTTCCGGGCCACTTCCTGTTACGCGTGACAACACCGGATGGCGACGTGATGCTCGACCCGACCAGTGGGCATTCGCTGTCCGAATCGCAGATGGTGGACATGCTGGAGCCGTATGTGGCGTCGGCGGGCGAGTCGGTGAGCCGGGCGCTGCGCATGTTGCTGCAACCGGCCACGCGCCGCGAGATCATCGCTCGCATGCTGCGCAATCTGAAGTCGACTTATCTTCAGACAGAACGCTGGCAGCGTCTGCTGGCGGTGCAGCAGCGTCTCGTCATTCTGTTGCCGGAAAGTATCGAGGAGGTGCGCGATCGCGGTTTCGCCTATGCGCGGCTTGACTATCTGCGTCCGGCACTCGAGGACCTCGAACGATATCTCGGCGACCGGCCCGACGCTGAGGACGCGACGATGGTGGAGTCGCAGTTGCATGAACTGCGTCAACGCACCCAGTACGACGACCGCGGCTAA